A stretch of Lewinella sp. 4G2 DNA encodes these proteins:
- a CDS encoding DUF1499 domain-containing protein, with protein sequence MFKKILAGFLLLSLLFSGYLVLQAQQSADPAMAEFGLQETAAFSMTKTLKACPNKPNCVSTQATEKQHQADPIPYTGSKEEAKTRLLSILDDTKRTTRRTVETDYIHYTFKTWPIPFTDDVEFLFDDANKVIHFRSASRVGHSDLGANRKRMNKIVSAFSAK encoded by the coding sequence ATGTTTAAAAAAATTCTCGCTGGGTTCCTCCTTCTTTCCCTGCTGTTTTCCGGTTACCTGGTCCTGCAGGCTCAACAATCCGCTGACCCCGCCATGGCCGAATTTGGTCTTCAGGAAACCGCTGCATTTAGTATGACGAAGACGCTCAAAGCCTGCCCCAACAAACCCAACTGCGTTAGCACCCAGGCTACGGAGAAACAACACCAGGCGGATCCTATTCCCTATACTGGCAGCAAAGAAGAGGCTAAAACACGGCTCCTTTCCATCCTTGACGATACGAAGCGCACCACCCGCCGGACGGTGGAGACGGATTACATCCACTATACCTTCAAAACCTGGCCAATCCCCTTTACGGACGACGTTGAGTTCCTTTTCGACGATGCCAACAAGGTCATCCACTTCCGCAGTGCCAGCCGCGTGGGCCACTCCGACCTGGGCGCCAACCGCAAGCGCATGAACAAGATCGTCAGCGCTTTCTCGGCCAAATGA
- a CDS encoding ribonuclease P protein component, with translation MSFKLHNGERLKSRKEIGRLFSRKSKSATSYPIRAVYGWAGEPRSEFPVQVTFVVPKRRFKRAVDRNRIKRLMREAYRLHKDELALPQVPGDGEQLAVLFMYTGKEEMDFSYLERKMVKVLKGIKG, from the coding sequence ATGAGTTTCAAGTTGCACAACGGGGAGCGCTTGAAATCGCGCAAGGAGATCGGCCGATTATTCAGCCGTAAGTCAAAGTCCGCCACCAGCTATCCCATCCGCGCCGTCTACGGTTGGGCCGGTGAGCCCCGTAGCGAATTTCCGGTGCAGGTCACCTTCGTCGTCCCCAAGCGCCGCTTCAAGCGCGCCGTCGATCGCAACCGGATCAAGCGCCTGATGCGGGAAGCCTACCGCCTCCATAAAGACGAGTTGGCGCTGCCGCAGGTGCCAGGAGATGGGGAGCAATTAGCCGTCCTCTTCATGTACACGGGCAAGGAAGAAATGGATTTCAGCTACCTGGAACGGAAGATGGTAAAGGTGCTGAAGGGCATAAAGGGCTAA
- a CDS encoding ligase-associated DNA damage response DEXH box helicase, with product MVKTSTKQARRELIGRGKKWFTQQGWKPFPFQLEAWNAYLDGENGLVNAPTGSGKTYSLIMPILLEGLREKEMGAAAGAGEEGKQAKATTKKKSGLRAIWITPIRALTREIQGAAQRAAEDLGLDWKIGIRSGDTSTSERAKQKKSPPQILITTPESLHLLLASKGYEDYFGNLRVLVADEWHELVGTKRGVLLETALSRLRGFRGREFRTWGISATIGNLPEALDVLQGIPHELSLENGKTLLDGRSRGVIVRAGIAKEIEITTVMPDEIETFPWAGHLGIKLLQKVIPIIHSSGSTLVFTNTRSQCEIWYQRILDADPDLSGAIAMHHGSIGRELRDWVENALHEGSLKAVICTASLDLGVDFRPVETIVQIGSPKGVARFMQRAGRSGHRPGAKSIIHFVPTHSLELLEASALRQCIAEGQIEQRIPYIRSFDVLIQYLVTLAVSEGFRPDEIFAEVKKTYCFSSITREEFNWCLEFITTGGNSLGAYDEYHKVVVEDGVYKVTSKRVAMMHRMGIGAIVSEQVMMVKYLRGGYIGTIEEYFISSLKTGDTFWFAGRSLKLVKVKGTEALVRKSNAKKGKIPSWKGGRMQLSSQLSTRLREAMTHLKTENYHDAELAKLKPLRDIQAQRSAIPGSDELLIEYFVDREGYHLLMYPCEGRGIHEGLASLFAYRIGQFAPLTFTIANNDYGFELLSDQPIPIEEALGSGLFDAGTLTEDLEAGINATEMASRRFRDIAAISGLIFKGYPGKQKKEKHLQSSSKLFFDVFTDYEPNNLLLTQAYDEIVTFQLQEERLRAALDRINNQTILFEKPAKATPFSFALIVDRLREKMSSEKLEDRIKRMRVALVRD from the coding sequence GTGGTAAAGACATCAACAAAACAGGCCCGCCGAGAACTCATCGGCCGCGGTAAAAAGTGGTTCACCCAGCAGGGGTGGAAGCCCTTTCCCTTTCAGCTTGAAGCCTGGAACGCTTACCTCGACGGGGAGAACGGCCTCGTCAATGCTCCCACCGGTAGCGGCAAGACCTACTCCCTCATCATGCCCATCCTGCTCGAAGGTTTGCGGGAGAAGGAGATGGGCGCTGCCGCAGGTGCCGGGGAAGAGGGCAAGCAAGCAAAGGCTACCACCAAAAAGAAGTCCGGACTCCGCGCCATTTGGATTACTCCCATCCGTGCCCTGACCCGCGAAATTCAGGGTGCCGCCCAACGCGCCGCCGAAGACCTGGGGCTGGATTGGAAGATCGGCATCCGCTCGGGTGATACCTCGACTTCGGAACGAGCTAAGCAAAAGAAGTCGCCCCCGCAAATTCTCATCACTACCCCAGAGTCGCTGCACCTGCTGCTGGCGAGTAAGGGTTACGAAGATTACTTCGGCAACCTCCGCGTCCTCGTGGCGGATGAGTGGCACGAACTCGTAGGAACAAAACGGGGCGTTTTGCTGGAGACCGCTCTTTCCCGCCTCAGAGGCTTTCGCGGACGGGAATTCCGGACCTGGGGCATATCGGCCACCATCGGTAACCTACCCGAAGCGCTGGACGTCCTCCAGGGAATCCCCCACGAACTGAGTCTGGAAAACGGCAAAACCCTGCTGGACGGCCGTTCCCGCGGCGTCATCGTGCGGGCGGGGATCGCCAAGGAGATTGAAATCACGACGGTGATGCCGGACGAGATCGAGACCTTCCCCTGGGCCGGCCATCTGGGGATCAAGCTGCTGCAGAAAGTCATCCCGATCATTCATTCCTCCGGCTCCACGCTGGTCTTTACGAATACGCGGAGCCAGTGCGAGATTTGGTACCAACGCATTCTGGATGCGGACCCGGATCTCTCCGGCGCCATTGCGATGCACCACGGTAGTATCGGCCGGGAGTTGCGGGACTGGGTGGAGAACGCCCTCCACGAAGGCTCCCTCAAGGCCGTCATCTGTACGGCCAGTCTTGACTTGGGGGTGGACTTCCGCCCGGTTGAAACCATCGTCCAGATCGGGAGCCCGAAGGGGGTGGCCCGGTTCATGCAGCGAGCGGGACGGTCCGGCCACCGGCCCGGGGCGAAATCCATTATTCATTTCGTCCCCACCCACAGTCTGGAATTGCTGGAAGCCTCGGCCCTGCGCCAGTGCATTGCGGAGGGGCAGATCGAACAACGGATCCCGTACATCCGCAGTTTCGACGTGCTGATTCAGTACCTCGTTACCCTAGCGGTGAGTGAAGGCTTCCGGCCGGATGAGATTTTTGCCGAAGTGAAGAAGACCTATTGTTTCTCTTCCATCACGCGGGAGGAGTTCAACTGGTGCCTGGAATTCATCACCACCGGTGGCAACAGCCTCGGCGCATACGATGAGTACCACAAGGTCGTCGTGGAAGACGGTGTATATAAGGTCACCAGCAAACGGGTGGCGATGATGCACCGGATGGGTATCGGTGCCATCGTCAGCGAGCAGGTGATGATGGTCAAGTACCTCCGGGGCGGCTATATAGGGACGATCGAGGAATACTTCATCTCCAGCCTGAAGACGGGGGATACCTTTTGGTTTGCCGGCCGCTCACTCAAGCTCGTCAAAGTGAAGGGGACGGAGGCCCTCGTCCGCAAGAGCAACGCCAAGAAGGGCAAAATCCCCAGTTGGAAAGGAGGACGGATGCAACTTTCCAGCCAGCTATCGACGCGGCTCCGGGAAGCCATGACCCACCTCAAGACGGAGAACTACCACGACGCCGAGTTGGCCAAATTGAAACCGCTGCGGGATATCCAAGCCCAACGCTCTGCCATCCCTGGCTCTGACGAATTGCTGATCGAGTACTTCGTCGACCGGGAAGGATACCACTTGCTGATGTACCCTTGCGAGGGGCGGGGCATCCACGAAGGGCTGGCCAGTCTCTTTGCATACCGGATCGGGCAGTTTGCGCCGCTCACCTTTACGATTGCCAATAACGATTATGGGTTCGAGTTGCTGAGCGACCAGCCCATACCCATCGAGGAAGCCCTTGGTTCTGGTCTTTTTGACGCTGGAACACTTACCGAAGACCTGGAAGCCGGCATCAACGCTACGGAAATGGCCAGCCGACGCTTTCGGGACATTGCCGCCATTTCCGGGCTCATCTTTAAGGGGTACCCCGGAAAACAGAAGAAGGAGAAACACCTCCAGAGCAGTAGCAAACTTTTTTTCGACGTCTTCACTGATTATGAGCCGAATAACCTGCTCCTCACCCAGGCCTACGATGAGATCGTGACCTTTCAGCTACAGGAGGAGCGGTTGCGTGCCGCTTTGGACCGTATCAATAACCAAACCATTCTTTTCGAGAAGCCGGCGAAGGCTACGCCCTTCAGTTTTGCCCTCATTGTGGATCGCCTCCGCGAAAAGATGTCCAGCGAAAAACTGGAGGACCGCATTAAGCGGATGCGGGTGGCTTTGGTCCGGGATTAG
- a CDS encoding cytochrome-c peroxidase: protein MKLFLPHLTALALFAVLLSGCIQDEAMSPLDAELERTLIRLSEDNSLNSYKLPDGSNLAGIPAGVGNPLTEEKIELGKMLFFETALGRDALQTSQLRTFSCATCHVPEAGFTAGAAQGIADGGLGFGTFGSGRVMDQNYDEDDIDAQGARPLSMLGVAYVTNSMWAGRFGANGANAEVEDVWGVFDPATEVNFLGLDGLEAQNIEGTITHRMSTDEYLLDTLNYRPLFDRAFPDFEGDARYGRVAMSFALSAYIRTLLPSDAPWQKWLKGDQDALTDQQKKGAQLFFGKAGCYRCHNGPALNGNTFHAVGVNDLCDIPGGALRTGLDDTRNLGRGDFTRREEDLYKFKVPQVYNTKDMPFYFHGSSKDNLRDVVEYFNAGVVENDRVPAANVSEFFHPLYLTDEEVTDLTEFLAEGLYDPNLKRFVPDAVLSGECFPNSDAQSKIDMGCE from the coding sequence ATGAAATTGTTTTTACCCCATTTGACGGCCCTAGCCCTGTTCGCGGTGCTCCTTTCCGGGTGCATTCAGGATGAGGCAATGTCTCCGCTCGACGCCGAGCTGGAGCGCACGTTGATTCGTTTGAGCGAAGACAACTCCTTGAATTCCTACAAGTTACCCGACGGCAGCAACCTGGCCGGCATCCCCGCCGGTGTGGGCAACCCCCTCACGGAAGAAAAGATCGAACTGGGCAAAATGCTCTTCTTCGAAACTGCCCTCGGCCGCGACGCGCTGCAAACCAGTCAGTTACGGACTTTCTCCTGTGCCACTTGCCACGTGCCAGAGGCTGGCTTTACCGCCGGTGCCGCCCAGGGTATCGCCGATGGTGGATTAGGTTTCGGTACGTTCGGCAGCGGCCGTGTCATGGACCAGAATTACGACGAAGACGACATCGACGCCCAGGGCGCCCGCCCGCTTTCCATGCTCGGCGTTGCGTACGTGACCAATAGTATGTGGGCCGGCCGTTTCGGGGCTAATGGCGCCAACGCCGAAGTTGAAGACGTCTGGGGTGTTTTCGACCCCGCCACGGAAGTTAATTTCCTGGGCCTTGACGGACTCGAAGCGCAGAACATCGAAGGCACCATCACCCACCGGATGAGCACCGACGAGTACCTGCTCGACACCCTCAATTACCGTCCACTCTTCGACCGCGCTTTTCCCGATTTTGAGGGCGACGCTCGCTACGGCCGCGTGGCGATGAGTTTTGCCCTCTCAGCCTACATCCGCACGCTGTTGCCCAGCGATGCACCGTGGCAAAAGTGGCTGAAGGGTGACCAAGATGCACTCACGGACCAGCAGAAAAAAGGCGCGCAACTTTTCTTCGGAAAAGCCGGCTGTTACCGCTGCCACAATGGCCCCGCGCTAAACGGAAACACCTTTCACGCCGTTGGTGTAAACGATCTCTGCGACATCCCCGGCGGCGCTCTTCGCACTGGTTTGGACGATACACGTAACCTTGGCCGGGGTGACTTTACCCGCCGAGAGGAAGACCTTTATAAGTTCAAGGTTCCGCAGGTGTACAACACCAAGGATATGCCGTTCTACTTCCACGGCAGCAGTAAGGATAACCTCCGCGACGTGGTGGAATACTTTAACGCCGGAGTCGTTGAAAACGACCGCGTTCCGGCGGCCAACGTGTCCGAATTCTTCCACCCACTTTACCTCACCGATGAGGAAGTGACCGACCTTACGGAGTTCCTCGCCGAAGGTCTGTACGACCCCAATCTCAAGCGTTTCGTGCCCGATGCCGTGCTCAGCGGCGAGTGCTTCCCCAACAGCGACGCGCAGAGCAAGATCGACATGGGTTGTGAATAG
- the dprA gene encoding DNA-processing protein DprA, protein MHSDTHARVALSRVPGIGAKLFRSLIHHFTSADDVLRARPQELCEVEGVAERTAHAFTSERHLKEADAILHHAEKSEVHILCCVDDDYPGRLAKLAGSPPILYHLGQTDLQNKRTAAVVGTREMSSRGSRQIDLLLDPLAEYDPLIVSGLAYGVDIYAHRRCLQIGLPTLGVMGSGFGHVYPAAHARTALKMVEAGGGILTEYPYWMKPNREHFPARNRIVAAQSDVTVVVESATRGGSMITARMAHDMGRKVGACPGRGGDPLTAGCNALIKKGKAHLIEEGQDLIDLMKWKGAVKGTQRRLFDDLSAAEQQLVSCLRDQEAVDIDTLHHLMSEPPARLAGTLLMLEMKGHIVSLPGHRYRLAGG, encoded by the coding sequence ATGCATTCGGACACGCACGCCCGGGTAGCACTCAGCCGCGTACCGGGTATTGGCGCGAAACTTTTCCGTTCCTTAATCCATCACTTCACCTCGGCCGACGATGTTTTGCGGGCGCGGCCGCAGGAGCTATGCGAAGTGGAGGGGGTAGCCGAAAGGACGGCCCACGCCTTTACCTCGGAGCGGCACCTGAAAGAGGCGGACGCCATCCTTCACCACGCAGAAAAGAGCGAGGTGCACATCCTGTGTTGTGTGGATGATGATTATCCAGGACGGCTAGCCAAGCTCGCGGGGTCTCCCCCGATCCTTTATCACCTCGGGCAAACGGATCTACAAAACAAACGCACGGCGGCCGTAGTCGGCACCCGGGAAATGAGTAGCCGTGGGAGCCGGCAGATCGACCTGCTACTGGATCCACTGGCGGAATACGACCCTCTGATCGTCAGCGGCCTGGCTTACGGAGTAGACATTTACGCCCACCGCCGTTGCTTGCAAATCGGTCTACCGACGCTTGGCGTGATGGGTTCCGGCTTTGGCCACGTCTACCCCGCCGCCCACGCCCGCACGGCCTTAAAGATGGTGGAAGCGGGCGGCGGCATCCTGACGGAATATCCGTACTGGATGAAACCCAACCGGGAGCACTTCCCGGCCCGCAACCGAATCGTAGCCGCCCAGAGCGATGTTACTGTTGTGGTGGAATCAGCCACCCGGGGCGGCTCCATGATCACGGCTCGAATGGCCCACGACATGGGCCGCAAAGTAGGGGCCTGTCCCGGCCGGGGTGGCGACCCACTGACGGCCGGTTGCAACGCCCTCATTAAAAAAGGAAAGGCCCACCTGATTGAAGAGGGGCAGGACCTGATTGACCTCATGAAGTGGAAAGGAGCGGTGAAGGGTACCCAACGCCGGCTATTCGATGATCTTTCCGCGGCCGAACAGCAGTTGGTTTCCTGCTTGCGGGACCAGGAAGCCGTTGATATCGATACGCTGCATCACCTGATGTCGGAGCCACCGGCCCGGCTGGCGGGCACCCTGCTCATGCTGGAAATGAAGGGGCACATCGTTTCGCTACCCGGCCACCGTTACCGGCTGGCTGGTGGGTGA
- a CDS encoding alkaline phosphatase — MKPAYLICTLLSLVFLTSCPPAPTTTTGTKPTVRLPTIKRAAVNYTGKKPKNIILMIGDGMGISQITAGMYMNNNRLNLEQFRSLGLHKSYSGDNLITDSAAGATAFSAGVKTYNGAIGVGMDKKPVRTILEMAEDAGMPTGLVASSSIVHATPASFVAHNEYRKNYEAIAADFLKTDVDLIIGGGVKFFERREVDKRNLSEELRAKGYDVDNFVKKDMKDVKPNVSKNYAYLTADGEPLPFSQGRDYLVGAARLAPDFLNQRDKENKGFFLMIEGSQIDWGGHANNSDYIISEMLEFDQAIGEVLKFAQQDGETLVIVTADHETGGYAIQNGSEMGRIDGAFTSDYHTAAMIPVFAYGPGEELFRGIYENTAIFDNMKALYGF, encoded by the coding sequence ATGAAACCAGCCTACCTGATCTGCACCCTGCTGAGCCTAGTTTTCCTGACCTCCTGCCCTCCGGCACCGACCACGACCACCGGGACGAAACCCACCGTTCGCTTACCAACGATCAAACGAGCCGCCGTTAACTATACCGGGAAAAAGCCAAAAAACATCATCCTGATGATTGGGGACGGGATGGGCATCAGCCAGATCACCGCTGGTATGTACATGAATAATAACCGGTTGAACCTGGAGCAATTCAGGAGCCTGGGTTTGCACAAATCCTACAGTGGGGATAACCTCATAACTGATTCCGCTGCGGGAGCCACGGCCTTTAGCGCGGGGGTGAAGACCTACAACGGAGCGATCGGCGTGGGCATGGACAAGAAACCCGTCAGGACCATTCTCGAAATGGCCGAAGACGCAGGGATGCCAACCGGGCTGGTCGCCAGTAGCTCAATTGTCCACGCTACGCCCGCCAGCTTCGTGGCTCACAATGAGTACCGTAAGAACTATGAAGCCATCGCGGCCGACTTCCTAAAAACTGACGTAGACCTCATCATCGGCGGTGGCGTCAAGTTCTTCGAACGCCGTGAGGTCGACAAGCGCAACCTCTCGGAAGAACTTCGTGCGAAGGGCTACGACGTGGACAACTTCGTCAAGAAAGACATGAAGGACGTCAAGCCCAATGTATCCAAAAACTACGCCTACCTCACGGCGGATGGTGAGCCCCTCCCCTTCTCTCAGGGCCGGGACTACCTGGTGGGTGCCGCCCGGTTGGCTCCCGACTTCCTTAACCAGCGGGATAAAGAGAATAAGGGATTCTTCCTCATGATTGAAGGCTCCCAAATTGATTGGGGTGGCCACGCCAACAATAGCGATTACATCATCTCTGAAATGTTGGAGTTCGACCAGGCGATTGGGGAGGTTCTCAAGTTTGCGCAGCAGGACGGAGAAACACTCGTCATCGTTACGGCGGACCACGAAACCGGTGGCTACGCGATTCAGAACGGTTCCGAGATGGGCCGAATTGATGGAGCCTTTACGTCGGATTACCACACGGCGGCGATGATTCCCGTATTTGCCTACGGGCCCGGGGAGGAGTTGTTCCGGGGCATCTACGAAAACACGGCCATCTTTGACAACATGAAAGCGCTCTACGGTTTTTGA
- a CDS encoding fatty acid desaturase, with protein sequence MDTTPNTSVEEINSSLRHWKSIVAKYQESNTPRAIGQLFSSFGPFVALWIAMYFSVDYSIWLTLALGAVNAFFLVRIFIIQHDCGHYSFLQKRKVNDAIGFICSFFSSIPYTYWARVHSYHHGHTGQLEHRDIGDIDFLTVDEYRDLGKWGRFKYRIFRSPIVLFVVVPVIYLGVVLRIPRITFDGWGKVHLKQHINNISIAAVYIGLGFLLGWKSFLIVQGSIIFFFGIIAFWFFYVQHQHEHTFMQWTKNWDYLTAAIKGATFYKLPRWLHFLTGNIGYHHIHHLSSRIPNYNLRRCAKENPVLQKYVTKISFFQSLPMMFNKLWDEEKQRMISFKEFYQSEGKASVAG encoded by the coding sequence TTGGATACTACCCCGAACACCAGCGTTGAAGAAATCAATTCCAGTCTCCGCCACTGGAAGTCCATCGTAGCTAAGTACCAGGAGTCCAACACGCCACGGGCGATTGGCCAGCTGTTCAGCAGTTTTGGGCCGTTTGTGGCCCTTTGGATTGCGATGTATTTCAGCGTGGACTACAGCATCTGGCTGACCCTAGCGTTGGGCGCCGTCAATGCGTTCTTCCTCGTGCGCATCTTCATCATTCAGCACGATTGCGGCCACTATTCCTTCCTGCAGAAGCGGAAGGTCAATGATGCCATTGGCTTCATCTGCTCTTTCTTCAGCTCCATTCCCTACACTTACTGGGCCCGCGTCCACAGCTATCACCACGGCCACACCGGCCAGTTGGAGCACCGCGACATTGGTGACATCGACTTCCTGACGGTGGATGAGTACCGTGACCTCGGTAAGTGGGGCCGCTTTAAGTACCGGATCTTCCGTAGCCCGATCGTGTTGTTTGTGGTTGTACCCGTGATCTACCTCGGCGTAGTGCTGCGCATCCCACGAATCACTTTTGATGGTTGGGGCAAAGTCCACCTGAAACAACACATCAATAACATCTCCATTGCGGCGGTCTACATTGGTCTGGGTTTCCTACTGGGTTGGAAGTCCTTCCTGATCGTACAGGGTTCCATCATCTTCTTCTTTGGCATCATTGCTTTCTGGTTCTTTTACGTCCAGCACCAGCACGAGCACACGTTCATGCAGTGGACGAAGAATTGGGATTACCTCACGGCCGCCATTAAGGGAGCGACTTTTTATAAGCTTCCCCGCTGGCTGCACTTCCTGACGGGTAACATTGGTTACCATCACATCCACCACCTGAGCAGCCGGATCCCGAACTATAACCTCCGCCGTTGCGCTAAGGAGAACCCCGTACTGCAGAAGTACGTTACAAAGATCAGTTTCTTCCAGAGCCTGCCCATGATGTTCAACAAGCTCTGGGACGAAGAGAAGCAGCGAATGATCAGCTTTAAAGAATTCTACCAAAGCGAAGGCAAGGCAAGCGTGGCGGGATAG